The DNA sequence TGTCCGGCCCGGACGAGCCGCGCGACGGTGGTCGCGGCGGCGCCGTCGTACGCGGTTCCCCGCCGCAGGGTGGTCCGCGCGACGGCGGCCAGGTCCGCCGTCGCGCACACCGTGCGGCTCGTGGCCAGCCAGCGGGCGTCGGCCAAGTCGGCGAGGGCGAGCCCGTCGCGGGCGGCGAGCAGATGGTCGGCGGGCAGCAGGACCCCGAGCGGCGCCTCGGCCAGGACGCGTGTCTCGACGTCGGCCGCGGCGCCGGGCAAGGGGTCGCCGGGTGCGGTCAGGCCGTCGACGAGAGCGAGGTCGACGTCGCCGCTGGCCAAGGCGGCGGAGGCGCCCGCCAGGTCGCGCACGCGCACAGCGGCGACCGCGTGGCCCACCGGCAGCAGGTGCTCGGTCGCGGGGGTGACGGCCATCGCGATCGGCGCATGGGCGTCGTCGTCCTCCAGTCGACGCACGGCGGCGCGGGCGGCTTGCTCGTGTGCCAGCATCTGGCGCGCGTGCCGCAGGAACTCGCGTCCGGCCGGAGTCGGGGCCACCGTGGGGCGGCGGGTCAGGAGTCGCGCGCCGACGGTGCGCTCGATCGCCGCGACGTGCTGCGACACCGCCGACTGGGTGAACCCCAGCGCGTGCGCGGCGCGGGAGAAGGATCCCGTCTCGGCGACGGCGAGCAGGCTCGTCACAGCGCGCGTGTCCACGCCGGTCAGTATCCAGCATCGCAATCGCTGATGTGGTCATCGGACTTCATCGTTGGACCTGATACGGCTCGCGGCGACAGCATGTCGGCATGACCTCCCCGTCCACCGGCCTTCGCCGGGTCCCGACGCGCGTCGCGCTCGTCGGCGACCGTTCCCCAGCCGTCCGCGCCCACACCCGGATCCCCGACATCGCGGCGCGCTTTCCCGACGTCGACCTGCTCTGGGTCGCCAGCACGGCCGTCACCCCCGCTGACGCCGAGGCGTTCGACGGCCTCTGGGTCGTGCCCGGCTCGCCCTACGCCGACGAGGACCGTGTCGTGGCGGCGATCGGCGCCGCGCGGCGCGCCGGGACGCCGCTGCTCGGCACGTGCGGCGGGTACCAGCACATGCTCCTGGAGTTCGCGCGTGGCGTCGCCGGCCTGCGGGTACGGCACGCGGAGTCCGCCGCCGGACCGGACGACGTGCGGGCGCTCATCACGCCGCTGGCGTGCTCGCTCGTGGGCCACTGCGGCCAGGTGGACCTGCAACCCGGAACGCTCGCGGCAGACCTGTTGGGCGAGCGCGCGTTCGAGCGCTACCACTGCTCCTTCGGCCTCGCCGCCGCTGACGCCGGCCCGCTCGTCGAGGCGGGCATGGTCGTCTCGGGCCGCAGTCCTGACGGCGATCCGCGTGTCGTCGAACTCCCCGGCGCGGGCTTCTGGTTCGGCGTCGCCTTCCAGCCCGAGCTGGCCGACACCCAGCCTCACCCAGTGATCGAGGCGTTCATCGGCGCCGCCCGCGAGCGCGCGGCGCGACGAGCCGCCAGCCCGACGGCGCCGAGGGGCGCTGCCGCATGAGGTACGTGACCGTCCCGGGCATCGGGGGCTCGGGCCCCGACCACTGGCAGACCCATTGGGACGCCGAGCTGCCCGCGACACGGATCGCGCCCGCGTCATGGGACCGGCCCGACCCTCGCGACTGGTCGGCCGCGATCAGCCGTGCGGTCGCCGCGCCGGGCGCCGGCTCCGCTCCGCCCGGCGCCGCGCCCGGTCCCGACCGCGTCGTGCTCATCGCCCACAGCCTCGGCGCCCTGGCGGCCTCGGCCTGGCTCGTCGAACGCGGGCCGGGGCCCGTCGTCGGCGCCATGCTCGTGGCGGTTCCGGACCCGGACGGCCCGGCCTTCCCCGAGGCGGCCCGTGGCTTCACAGCGCGCCGCGCACCCCTGCCCGTCCCCACGCTCGTCGTCGTGTCCGACGACGACCCGTACGCCGGGCCCGCCTGGGCTCGCGGGCTCGCCCTGGACTGGGGCGCCGCGGTCGCGGACGTCGGACCGCTCGGACACGTCAACGCCACGAGCGGCGTGGGCGCCTGGGACCAGGGCCGGGCGCTTCTGCGGTCGTGTGGGGCGGTTCGGGACGCCGAAGAGCGCGAGGGCTGAGGACGCCGCGGCTCAGCCCACGACCGTGATGCCGAGGTGTGCGGCGAGCGCGGGCGCGAGGTCGGCGAGCTGCTCCGGGCTGATCGTCGCCCCCGCGAGCGAGCCGAGGCCGCTCAGCTCCTCGATCGCGGCCCCGCGCAGGTCGACGTGCCGCAGCGTCGACCCCTGGACGTCGAGGCGGCGCACACGCACGCCGTGGAACGCGACGCGGGTCGCGGTCGCCCCGACTAGGTCGAGCTCGTCGATGACGCAGTCGGTGAACCGGAGGTCGTCGAGCGTCGCCCCGCGCAGGTTGATGTAGCCGAGCCTGCAGTCGGCGACGTCGACACCGCGCCACGTCGACTCGTACAGCTCGGCCGAGCCGAGGCGGGCGTTGCGCACGGTGACGTCCCGCCAGGAGCCGCGCACGCCGCGCACCACCGGGACGTCCGCGCGCTCGACGACGCAGCCCACGAGCGTGGCGTTGCCTAGGTCGACCTGGTCGGCGCGCAGCCCGCTCAGGCGCGACTCGTACAGCCGCGCGTGCGCGAGGTCGACGACGTCGGTCGAGACGCCGTCGAACGCGAGCCCCTCGAGGTCCGCGTCGGCGACCAGCGCGGCCGCGTCACCGGGGCCCAGGTCCCTCAGGTCGACTGGGTCGATCGACGGTCGCTCGGGTGCGCTCCGGGGCCTCGCCATCCGGGCAGGGTATCCGCCCTGGAGCGCCAGAACCCGCCTGTGCGCGCGAGGCGGCGTCGGCCGAGCCCAGGACTCGCTCGCTCGCCGGCGCTCGGCGCCAGCCCGACGCCGCCCGCCAGGGTGCGCGCAGAGGCTCCGGGCACGGTGCGCCGTCACAGTCGAGGCCTGCGTCACCCGGCGCGACGAGGCCGTGCTGGAGGGTGTGCTGCCGACCCGGTAGCGCGCTTCCCGCCGCTCAGCGCGCCGTGATCCGGCGCAGCGCCCGCGGCAGGCTGACCTCCCAGCAGGCGCGGTCGTGGCCGCCGTCGTACTCCGCGTAGTGGAGCGCCTCGCATCGGCCCGCGAGCGCGTTGCGCAGGCGCCGCGTCGGCTCCAGCAGCACCCACTCGTTGAGCCCGACCTCCAGGCTCACGCGCCCCAGGCGGGCGTCGGCCTCCAGGATGGTGCGGGTGAGCCACTCCGCCGGCTCGCCGCCAGCGGGGTTCGGCCACCACAGCGAGCCGGACTGGCACACCGACGCGCCGAAGCGGTCGGGCGCGAGGCACTGGGCGTACAGCGCGCTGAGGCCACCGAGGGACTGCCCGGCGATCGTGGTGCGGCGTGGGTCGCGGGTCACGGGCGCGCCGAGCGCGGCCGGCGCGGTGTCGATGAGGGT is a window from the Xylanimonas ulmi genome containing:
- a CDS encoding pentapeptide repeat-containing protein codes for the protein MARPRSAPERPSIDPVDLRDLGPGDAAALVADADLEGLAFDGVSTDVVDLAHARLYESRLSGLRADQVDLGNATLVGCVVERADVPVVRGVRGSWRDVTVRNARLGSAELYESTWRGVDVADCRLGYINLRGATLDDLRFTDCVIDELDLVGATATRVAFHGVRVRRLDVQGSTLRHVDLRGAAIEELSGLGSLAGATISPEQLADLAPALAAHLGITVVG
- a CDS encoding RBBP9/YdeN family alpha/beta hydrolase, encoding MRYVTVPGIGGSGPDHWQTHWDAELPATRIAPASWDRPDPRDWSAAISRAVAAPGAGSAPPGAAPGPDRVVLIAHSLGALAASAWLVERGPGPVVGAMLVAVPDPDGPAFPEAARGFTARRAPLPVPTLVVVSDDDPYAGPAWARGLALDWGAAVADVGPLGHVNATSGVGAWDQGRALLRSCGAVRDAEEREG
- a CDS encoding LysR family transcriptional regulator; the protein is MDTRAVTSLLAVAETGSFSRAAHALGFTQSAVSQHVAAIERTVGARLLTRRPTVAPTPAGREFLRHARQMLAHEQAARAAVRRLEDDDAHAPIAMAVTPATEHLLPVGHAVAAVRVRDLAGASAALASGDVDLALVDGLTAPGDPLPGAAADVETRVLAEAPLGVLLPADHLLAARDGLALADLADARWLATSRTVCATADLAAVARTTLRRGTAYDGAAATTVARLVRAGHGLAAVPLSGLAPNGLARVPLTAPRLVHRIEVRVHAASRAVARAVAMRV